A region from the Weissella confusa genome encodes:
- a CDS encoding SDR family oxidoreductase → MTKMQHDDGFKFPKQHQPEPGLQSKMSPQPDDGSTTYAGCNRLRGKKVLITGADSGIGRAVAIAYANEGADLVLNYLPEEESDAQDVRRIIESLGRKVELVPGDLKDEAFIKELVKQTVLSMNKIDTLVLVAGKQQANTDITTISTGQMIDTYTTNVFSLIWLVREALKYMPNGSSIITTNSIQAEDPSAYLIDYAGTKAAIKNTTFGLAKQLAQRGIRVNSVAPGPIWTPLQVAGGQLAENIPTFGKDTPLGRAGQPSEVAGAYVFLASDEASYITATSINVTGGLI, encoded by the coding sequence ATGACTAAAATGCAACATGATGATGGTTTTAAATTTCCTAAACAGCATCAGCCTGAGCCGGGTTTACAAAGTAAAATGTCGCCACAACCAGATGACGGATCCACAACTTATGCCGGATGTAATCGACTTAGGGGAAAGAAAGTCTTAATAACCGGTGCTGATTCAGGCATTGGTAGGGCGGTAGCTATAGCATATGCGAATGAAGGCGCTGATCTTGTATTAAATTATCTTCCAGAAGAAGAAAGTGATGCACAAGATGTTAGACGAATTATTGAATCTTTGGGTCGTAAAGTAGAACTAGTTCCCGGAGATTTGAAAGACGAAGCATTTATCAAAGAATTAGTGAAACAAACTGTACTATCGATGAATAAGATAGATACTTTAGTATTAGTAGCCGGTAAGCAACAAGCTAATACAGATATCACTACTATATCTACAGGTCAGATGATAGATACCTATACTACAAATGTTTTCAGCTTAATTTGGTTAGTCAGGGAGGCATTAAAATATATGCCAAACGGCAGTAGCATCATAACAACTAACTCTATTCAAGCAGAAGATCCTTCAGCATATTTAATTGATTATGCAGGGACTAAGGCTGCAATTAAAAATACAACGTTTGGGTTAGCAAAACAATTAGCTCAGCGAGGCATTCGTGTCAATAGTGTTGCTCCAGGTCCTATTTGGACACCGTTGCAAGTGGCAGGGGGACAATTAGCAGAAAATATACCTACGTTTGGTAAGGATACTCCCCTAGGTAGAGCCGGGCAACCCTCTGAAGTAGCCGGAGCATATGTTTTTCTGGCTTCAGATGAGGCTAGTTATATAACAGCTACATCTATCAATGTTACGGGGGGGCTAATTTAA